A window from Mangifera indica cultivar Alphonso unplaced genomic scaffold, CATAS_Mindica_2.1 Un_0016, whole genome shotgun sequence encodes these proteins:
- the LOC123205791 gene encoding uncharacterized protein LOC123205791, producing MLFLLLVFSFLFLSIIFVVCVIITLKKTDCLEQVEKEYALALKNASVSQERENDQNPLAAQLLLEILPAKTAAKWAKFFAKKKCENPDGNGLGHEKEVDESSDGAGSGGDDSKIVKKKKKKSKKKKLDSKGEEESNGEEKEGEEKDKRNSDSDNLKHELVYLYPFTGSSSATQRKIKQQYDHLVQCHESKKLTLAQVAEFAHCLTEAKDDLEHKSEAINRKFTITKALLNKADRSSVDRICQQLFKLEKEQKRLEDDAFVYNWLQRQLKLSPVYKKMLEVHASMEEKAKSTESTKSTDTEEFTDISFEELLAQEKKDSFWQKNGRSRLSPGR from the exons ATGTTGTTCTTgcttttagttttttctttcttgttcttgTCCATCATCTTCGTTGTGTGTGTCATTATTACCCTCAAGAAAACTGATTGTCTTGAACAAGTGGAGAAGGAGTATGCATTAGCTTTGAAGAATGCTTCGGTCAGTCAAGAGCGGGAAAATGACCAGAACCCATTGGCAGCACAGCTGTTGCTTGAGATCCTGCCGGCGAAAACTGCTGCCAAATGGGCGAAATTTTTTGCCAAGAAAAAGTGTGAGAATCCGGACGGGAATGGGTTGGGTCACGAGAAGGAGGTGGATGAGAGTAGTGACGGTGCAGGGTCAGGTGGGGATGATAGTAAgatagtgaagaagaagaagaagaaaagtaagaagaagaaattggatTCCAAAGGTGAAGAAGAAAGTAATGGTGAAGAGAAGGAGGGTgaggaaaaagataaaagaaattcGGATTCGGATAATTTGAAACACGAATTGGTTTATTTATATCCATTTACAGGATCAAGTAGTGCAACTCAGAGGAAGATCAAGCAACAGTATGATCATCTTGTTCAGTGTCATGAAAGCAAAAAGTTGACACTTGCCCAG GTGGCAGAATTTGCTCATTGTTTGACAGAGGCCAAAGATGATTTAGAGCACAA GTCTGAGGCCATTAACCGCAAGTTTACAATAACAAAGGCTCTGTTAAACAAGGCAGATAGATCATCAGTTGATCGCATTTGCCAACAG TTATTCAAGCTAGAGAAGGAACAAAAGAGATTAGAGGATGATGCATTTGTCTATAATTGGCTTCAACGACAGCTTAAGCTTTCACCAGTATACAAGAAG ATGCTTGAAGTTCATGCTTCCATGGAGGAGAAGGCCAAGTCCACTGAGTCGACAAAAAGCACAGACACAGAAGAATTTACTGACATTTCTTTTGAGGAACTATTAGCACAAGAGAAGAAGGATTCGTTTTG GCAAAAGAATGGGAGATCGAGATTGTCCCCCGGCAGATGA